Below is a genomic region from Chloroflexota bacterium.
ACTCGCGGATCTCGGCCAGGTCGAGGCCGCTGCCGCGCTGCGCCGAGCGCCGGTCCCCGCCCGGCCGCAACGCCAGCGGACGGAGCACCGTCCACTCCAGCCGCCGCAGCACCTGCGCGATGGGTTCTTGCCGCTCGGGGGCCGGCGGCTCGGGCCCGCGCCGCTTACGCCACGTCCCGATCATGCTCGCTCCCTCCCAGCTCCAGGCGCGGCGGCGGGAACCGCCCGAGCAGCGCTTGAACGACGGCATCCGGCGTCACGCCCTCCGCGATGCCCTCGTAGCTGAGGATCAGGCGGTGCCGGAGCACGTCCGGCGCAAGCTCGGCCACGTCACGCGGCAGGGCATAGTCCCGTCCGCGCAACAGGGCCAGCGCCCGCGCCCCCAGCACGAGGTTGATCGAGGCGCGCGGGCTGCCGCCAAACTGGACGGCCGTCGCGTACTGGGGCAGCCCGTGCTGCCCCAGCGCACGGGTGGCGGTGACCAGCCGTGCCGCGTAGGCCGTCACGCGGGGGTCGACGTAGACGGCCTCGATCGCCTGCTGGAGCCAGCGCAGCCGCTCCAGCGTGACGCGCGGCCGGAGGGTGATCCTGGGGCCGATCATCCGCTCGACGACGGTGATCTCGTCTTCGTAGGAGGGGTAGTCCACCAGCACCTTGAACATGAAGCGGTCGAGCTGGGCCTCGGGCAGTGGATAGGTCCCATCCGACTCGATGGGGTTCTGCGTCGCCATGACCAGGAACGGGTCTGGTACGGCGTAGGTCTGCCCGCCGATGGTGACTTGCCGCTCTTGCATCACCTCCAGCAGCGCGGACTGGACCTTGGCGGGCGCGCGATTGATCTCGTCTGCCAGCAGCAGGTTGGCGAAGACCGGCCCGACCTCGGTGCTCAGATCGCCGGTGCGGGGGTTGTAGACGCGGCTGCCGACCAGGTCCGAAGGCAGCAGATCGGGGGTGAACTGGACCCGTCCGAACGTCCCGCCAACGGTGTCGGCCAGCGCCTTGATGGTGGCGGTCTTGGCGAGGCCGGGGACGCCTTCCAGCATGATGTGGCCGCGCGCCAGCAAGGCTACCAGCAGCCGCTCCAACAGGTGATCCTGCCCGACGATCAGCCGTCGGACCTCGAAGACGATGTGCTCAGCCAGTGAGCCGACGGACAGGGCATCCAGGGTGTCGTCGTTCGCTGGGCGGCCGGGGAGTGCATCAGTCACGCGCGTCCTCCATCCATGACCGAACGGCGGGGACGCACGGCACACGCCCGCAGGCTGCCCGTTGGCTGCTCGCGTTCGGGCCACGCCCCCTCAGTCAAAGACTGTACGGAGCCGGCTTCAGGGCCAGATGAGGCCCAGGTGAGGACCGGATCAAGATGTCAGGTGAGGCGTGACAGCAGTTCTGCCGAGCCAACCTCACTTGCGACGAAACGTTCGTCGGTTCTTCATGGCCCTTTCACTGCGCGTTCATGCGGCCCGCGGATGCTGGCCTGGATACTCGCTGCAGCCGGGCGATGTCGCCCGAATCGGAGGCCCCATGCCAGGAGGAATGCTCGTTCGACGCCTGTGCGCGGCCCTCATGATCGCTATCGTGGTAGAGAGCGGGGCCATCGTGCCCGCTGCGTTCTCACCGTCAGCGATCAGTGTGGTCGAAGCGGCGCCGGCGCAGGGCAAGGACCGCGACAACAAGGATCGGAAGAACCAGGGTAGCGACGACGACGAGGATCACACCCTGAACGGACAGGTGCTGGAGATCGACACGCTCAAGGATCCGCCGGAGCTCGTGCTTGGGAGCGTGGATGGCCTGACCGTCATCCGCGTGCTCAAGACTGACGAGATCGCCATCAACGGCGTCCGACTGGGGGATTACATCCAGGCCAAAGGCGAGAAGCAGAGCGAAGTGCTCTTTGAAGCTACCGAACTGAGCGTCAGCGAGCACTACACCGCGCCATCCGACGACGGTAAGAAGAAGCACTGATTCGTCCGGGCGATTGCACGTTGGGCGGGTCGTGCAGCGTCGTCGGGGCTTGAAAGCCCCGCCTACGATCCTGCAGTCGCTGCGCGACGCTCCAGTCGCACCAGTGCCTGCCGTTCCCGGCGGCCGTCGCGCAGCGACTGAATGCGTGTAGGCGGGGGTTTCAACCCCCGACCGCCCGTTCCATGATGCTTCGGGTACACCAACGAACAGGCAATCGCCCTGGGGGAGCCAGGGCAATCGCATGTTGATGTCGTCGTGCCGCCGCGTCGGGGCTTGAAAGCCCCGCCTACGATCCTGCAGTCGCTGCGCGACGCTCCAGTCGCACCAGTGCCTGCCGTTCCCGACGGTCGTCGCGCAGCGACGGCGTGACTGTAGGCGGGGACTTCAGTCCCCGACCGCCCGCTCCATGATGCTTCGGGGACACCAATGAACAGGCAATCGCCCTGGAGCAGTTCCGCCGTTAGAACACATGGGGAGTGGTCGGACCACGATGAGACGGGGTATTGAGCCCTGGATGCGAGAGTCCTCCGTGTTCCGCGCGATTTTGAGGAAGGCTGCGCCGCGGGGTCTACACGAGGGCAGTACGAAGCGGGCGTGCTTGATGGACGTGTCGGAGGCTCGCGCGATGCTGTTCATATCGGGCCAGACCCGGCTCGACGTGCCGCCGTCCCATGCCGTTGCTGCACTGATGCGTCTCTCAGACATCGACGCGTTTCATCGGATGTTTGACGTCCTTATGATCGCTGCATCCTGGCATGAGGTGCTGGCGGCCGGAGACATCGAAACTCACCAAGACGACGGCCCCGTCGGTCCGTGACGCGAGCATTGCGTGCCGTCTATTCAGATCAGGCGAAGTCGACGCGCAGGTTGCGGAGGGCGTCGATTGCGCAGCGAGCGCCAGGCCCGATGACCACCGTGGACTCGCGCTCCTCGACGATGGCCGGTCCGTCAAAGGTCGTCCCCGGGGCGAGCCTGTAGCGGTCGTAGACCGGCGACTCGCGATACTCGCGCCACTCGGGGTGGTAGACGCGCCGCGACCCCTTGAGCGCCTGCTCGGCGGTGCCTGACTCCGGCCCTTCAGCCCTGAGGCGCAGATCCGGGCGCGGGCCAGAGACGACCAGCCGCCAGGAGATCACCTCAAGGCCGACGTTCGGTCCGATCCGCCCGTAGAGCTGCTTGTAGACCGACTCGAACGCTTCGACCACCGCCGGCAGCGAGTCTGCGCCCAGCGCACCGGCGAGCAGCGGCACTCGCACCTCGTACCCTTGCCCGACGTACCGCACGTCCGCCGAGCGGATGTACTCGATCTCGCTCGCGGCGACGCCCGAGGCGAGCAGGATGTCCCGCCCGCTGGTCTCCATCTCCGTGTAGATGCTGTTGACCGCCGACCAGTCCAGCTCGTCCAGGCGACCGTACGACGTCCGCACGAAATCGAACGCCAGCGGGGCAGACAGGAATCCAACGGTCGACGTAACCCCCGCCGCGTATGGCGAGATCATCGACGGGGCGTGCAGCGCCTCGGCCACCCGGTAGGCATGGACCGGCCCGGCCCCGCCGAACGCAAAGACCGGGAACGAGCGCGCGTCCTTTCCGCGCTCAATGGCGTGGACGCGGGCGGCGTTCGCCATGCTCTCGTTGACGACCTGGTGGATTCCCCAGGCGGCCTCCGGCACGCTGATCCCGAGTGGGTCGGCGATCTTCTCCTTGATCGCGCGCTCGGTCGCGGCGAGGTCGAGCTGCATACGACCGCCGAGGAAGAAGGCGGGATCGAGGTAGCCGAGGATCAAGTCAGCGTCGGTGACGGTCGGCTCCGTGCCGCCGCGACCGTAGCAGACCGGCCCGGGCTCGGCCCCGGCGCTGTCAGGGCCGACCTTCAGCAACCCGAGCGAGTCGATCCGCGCGATGCTGCCGCCGCCCGCCCCGATCTCGATCATCTCGATGACGGGGGTCTTGACCGGCAGACCGCTGCCCTTCTTGAAGCGGTACTTCCGGTCAACCTCGAAGTCGTTGGCCGTCAGCGGCTGTCCCTTCTCGATGACGCAGAGCTTGGCTGTGGTGCCGCCCATGTCGAACGACATCAGGTCGGCCGCGCCGA
It encodes:
- a CDS encoding AAA family ATPase, whose translation is MLEGVPGLAKTATIKALADTVGGTFGRVQFTPDLLPSDLVGSRVYNPRTGDLSTEVGPVFANLLLADEINRAPAKVQSALLEVMQERQVTIGGQTYAVPDPFLVMATQNPIESDGTYPLPEAQLDRFMFKVLVDYPSYEDEITVVERMIGPRITLRPRVTLERLRWLQQAIEAVYVDPRVTAYAARLVTATRALGQHGLPQYATAVQFGGSPRASINLVLGARALALLRGRDYALPRDVAELAPDVLRHRLILSYEGIAEGVTPDAVVQALLGRFPPPRLELGGSEHDRDVA